From Fusobacterium russii ATCC 25533:
TCTATAAATTAAAACTTCAACTTCGTCCCCTTCCTTTAACTCTCTTCCTTCAAGTTCGTTATTCGGTAATAGAATATTATCCTTGTCATCATCTGTTCCTGCATATAGATGAGCACCTACACTTGAAAAATTATTTATTATTAATTTTTGCCTTTTTCCTACTTTTATCATAAATTTCACCTTTTATTTTAATATATTTCATATCATTATAACATAAGATATATATAATAAAAATAATTATTTAGACTTTTAAAATTTAAAATATTGTAAAAAAATAAAAGAATGTTATAATTTTAAAAAATAGAATTATTTTAATTCAAAGTTTGGAGGTAAAAATGAAAAAGATAAATTTAGATTATTCTAAAATTTTTAATTTTGTCAGTGAAGAGGAAATAAGTTCTTTAAAAACAGAAGTAGAACTTGCTGTAAAAAAATTGGAAACTAAGACAGGAGAAGGGAATGATTTTTTAGGTTGGTTGGATTTGCCTGAAAATTATGATAAAAATGAGTTTGAGAGAATAAAAAAAGCGGCAGAAAAGATAAAAAATAATTCGGAAGTTCTTGTTGTGGTTGGAATAGGGGGCTCATACTTAGGAGCAAGAGCAGTTATAGAAAGCTTGACACACAGTTTCTACAATGTTTTATCTAAAGAAAATAGAAAAGCTCCAGAAATATATTTTGCAGGACAAAACATATCTGGAAGATATTTAAAGCATTTAATAGAAGTTATAGGAGATAGAGATTTCTCAGTTAATGTAATATCTAAATCAGGGACAACAACAGAACCGGCAATAGCATTCAGAGTGTTTAAAGAATTGTTGGAAAAAAAATATGGAGAAAAAGCAAAAGAAAGAATATATGCGACAACAGATTCTGCAAGAGGAGCATTAAAAAAATTAGCGGATGAAAAAAAATATGAAACATTTGTAATTCCAGATGATGTTGGAGGAAGATTTTCAGTTTTGACAGCCGTTGGACTTCTTCCTATAGCTGTAGCTGGTATTGATATTGATGCTTTAATGAAGGGGGCAAAAGAGGCAAGAGATGATTATAAAAAAGACTTTAACTCCAATGATTGCTATAAATATGCACTTATAAGAAATATTTTATATAGAAAGGGTTATTTAGTTGAACTTTTAGCAAATTATGAGCCAAGGTTACATTATATAGCTGAATGGTGGAAACAACTATACGGAGAATCTGAAGGGAAAAATCAAAAGGGAATTTTTCCAGCAGCAGTAGATTTGACAACTGATTTACATTCTATGGGACAATATATACAGGATGGAAGAAGATTTTTATTTGAAACAATAATAAATATCGGAGAGAATCCGGAAGATTTGAGAATTAAAGAAGAGAAAGAGGACTTAGATGGATTAAACTATCTTGCAGGGCAAACTTTAGCTTATGTTAATGCAAAAGCTTTTGAAGGGACTTTACTTGCACATATAGATGGAGGTGTTCCTTGTATGACAATAAATATCCCGGAAATGAATGCCTATAATTTAGGTTATTTGATATATTTCTTTGAGAAAGCCTGTGCTGTGAGCGGTTATATTTTAGGAGTGAATCCATTTGATCAACCTGGAGTGGAGTCATATAAAAAGAATATGTTTGCTCTTCTAGGAAAAAAAGGTTTTGAAACTTTATCTAAGGAGCTAAGTGAAAGATTGGGAAAATAAAAGTTTCAGAAAAAATACTTGACAAAATAGGTAAGATATTATAGTATGTATTTATAATAATTACAAATTAGTTATAATTTTAAAAATAAATTTTTAGGAGGATTTAAGATGTCATTAATAGGAAAAAAAGTTCCAGAATTTAAAGCAACAGCTTTCAAAAAG
This genomic window contains:
- a CDS encoding glucose-6-phosphate isomerase; translated protein: MKKINLDYSKIFNFVSEEEISSLKTEVELAVKKLETKTGEGNDFLGWLDLPENYDKNEFERIKKAAEKIKNNSEVLVVVGIGGSYLGARAVIESLTHSFYNVLSKENRKAPEIYFAGQNISGRYLKHLIEVIGDRDFSVNVISKSGTTTEPAIAFRVFKELLEKKYGEKAKERIYATTDSARGALKKLADEKKYETFVIPDDVGGRFSVLTAVGLLPIAVAGIDIDALMKGAKEARDDYKKDFNSNDCYKYALIRNILYRKGYLVELLANYEPRLHYIAEWWKQLYGESEGKNQKGIFPAAVDLTTDLHSMGQYIQDGRRFLFETIINIGENPEDLRIKEEKEDLDGLNYLAGQTLAYVNAKAFEGTLLAHIDGGVPCMTINIPEMNAYNLGYLIYFFEKACAVSGYILGVNPFDQPGVESYKKNMFALLGKKGFETLSKELSERLGK